In a genomic window of Wyeomyia smithii strain HCP4-BCI-WySm-NY-G18 chromosome 1, ASM2978416v1, whole genome shotgun sequence:
- the LOC129717527 gene encoding kinesin-associated protein 3: protein MLTSIFHWLAGLTLFLFTVHYLYYIVTALRSPSSSGGGHSRMQSEDAKYIKKRWKGGTIEPHPTEKALIVNYKLEAAVFGEPGDPMLEDKKDCQRIIRLKSLNARTDPAVLAREVVEKCDLIHKSQLSDIEQIIYYLKNRKNVENPSTAGSNASNGASGLRASSRSVSGKISPHETEKASIRNIDEYIELLYEDLPEKIKGSRLILQLARDPDNLGELEKNEAVLSALSRVLREDWRRSLDLSTNIIYIFFCFSTYTNFHSVIVNYKIGSLCMDVIDYELRRYDQMKNDLDARRGSSGGSGEKGLKEKEKEVNKSAEYLDTIVDQEKPKEMEPPRRRIPELKQRPKSGNWSSYHGNMSSSLVKAHNMNNSYHEQLSRETTASNDSLNSNHSPDSEKPDPKKQKDDYDKINKQFKIFAKKQEQLLRVAFYLLLNIAENVKLEEKMRKKSIVKMLLKALERQNFDLLVLVVTFLKKLSIVRDNKDEMYELNIVDKLPRLLQSQKDLVQVTLKLLFNLSFDARLRAKMIRVGFLPKLVTFLSDDKHHEIVTRILYHMSLDDKIKSMFTYTDCIPVVTDMLLLNLNQKSDPHLIALGINLALNKRNAALMIENNRLHNLMSRAFKYQDTLMMKMIRNISLHESLRLPFVDFVGDLAKILTECDDEEFTVECLGILGNLALPDLDYSQIIHNFNLIPLIRNMLVPGKYKDDLVLETVVFLGTCASDESCAMLLCKADVILSLIELLKAKQEDDEMVLQIVFVFQQVLRNESTRVYMIKETESPAYLIDLMHDKNAEIRKVCDFCLDIIAISDNEWASRIKLEKFRNHNSQWLSMVETQEEIDDIQDYGPMDDDDGDIPAYLTSDYLDQCMLYQSGESNDDGEANNRSTSAMSNYSRPTSRYSRDLEDFEVIS, encoded by the exons ATGCTGACTAGCATTTTCCACTGGCTAGCAGGTTTGACACTATTTTTATTTACGGTCCACTATCTGTACTACATCGTGACCGCGTTACGAAGCCCGTCCAGCAGCGGCGGAGGCCACAGCAGGATGCAATCCGAGGACGCAAAGTACATCAAAAA ACGATGGAAGGGTGGAACCATCGAACCGCATCCTACAGAGAAGGCCCTCATCGTGAACTACAAGCTAGAGGCGGCAGTCTTTGGTGAACCTGGAGATCCAATGCTTGAGGATAAAAAG GACTGCCAGCGGATCATACGCCTCAAATCATTGAACGCCAGAACTGACCCAGCCGTGTTGGCCCGAGAAGTGGTGGAAAAGTGCGATCTCATTCACAAATCACAACTGTCCGATATTGAACAAATCATCTACTATTTGAAGAATCGCAAGAATGTAGAGAATCCCTCGACCGCTGGAAGCAACGCATCCAATGGCGCTTCCGGTTTGCGCGCATCGTCGCGCTCTGTTTCCGGCAAGATCAGTCCACACGAAACTGAGAAGGCCTCGATTCGCAATATCGACGAGTACATCGAGTTGCTTTATGAGGATCTTCCGGAGAAGATCAAGGGTTCGCGACTGATTTTACAGCTGGCTCGCGATCCGGATAATTTGGGCGAACTGGAAAAGAATG aggcCGTGCTCAGTGCATTATCCCGAGTTCTTCGAGAAGATTGGCGTCGCTCGTTGGATCTTTCTACTAACATAATCTATATCTTTTTCTGTTTCTCGACATACACAAACTTCCACTCGGTGATAGTGAATTATAAG ATCGGCTCGCTCTGCATGGACGTAATTGACTACGAGCTGCGCCGGTATGATCAAATGAAAAACGACTTAGATGCACGTAGAGGATCTAGTGGTGGCAGTGGAGAAAAGGGACTGAAAGAGAAGGAAAAGGAGGTTAACAAGAGTGCCGAATATCTCGATACGATCGTTGACCAAGAAAAGCCCAAAGAAATGGAACCTCCGCGGCGACGAATACCGGAGCTTAAACAGCGACCGAAGTCTGGCAACTGGTCCAGCTATCACGGTAATATGAGCTCGTCACTAGTGAAGGCGCACAATATGAATAACAGCTATCATGAGCAGTTGTCCAGAGAGACGACGGCCTCGAATGATAGCCTCAATTCAAACCATTCTCCGGATAGTGAGAAACCTGATCCAAAGAAGCAGAAAGATGATTACGATAAGATTAACAAACAGTTTAAGATTTTCGCTAAAAAGCAGGAACAATTGCTGAGGGTGGCATTCTATTTACTGCTGAACATTGCCGAAAATGTCAAGCTGGAGGAAAAGATGCGCAAAAAGAGCATCGTAAAAATGTTACTGAAAGCCTTGGAGCGGCAGAACTTTGACCTGCTAGTGCTGGTCGTAACATTCCTAAAGAAACTTTCGATTGTTCGCGACAACAAGGACGAAATGTATGAGCTGAATATAGTGGATAAACTGCCCCGTCTTTTACAATCCCAAAAAGATTTGGTGCAAGTGACCCTTAAACTGCTGTTTAATCTTTCATTCGACGCACGGCTGCGAGCCAAGATGATACGGGTTGGTTTTTTGCCAAAGCTTGTCACCTTTTTGAGCGACGATAAGCATCACGAAATAGTGACGAGAATTCTCTACCACATGAGTTTGGACGACAAGATCAAGTCTATGTTCACCTACACTGACTGCATTCCGGTGGTGACCGATATGCTGCTGTTGAATTTAAACCAGAAGTCCGATCCACACCTGATTGCACTTGGAATCAACCTAGCTCTGAACAAGCGAAACGCAGCGCTAATGATCGAGAACAATCGGCTCCACAATTTGATGTCCCGAGCGTTCAAGTACCAGGACACGCTGATGATGAAGATGATACGCAACATTTCACTGCACGAATCATTACGGCTGCCCTTTGTG GATTTTGTCGGAGATCTGGCCAAGATTTTGACCGAGTGCGATGACGAAGAGTTTACTGTGGAATGTCTCGGAATACTGGGCAACCTTGCGCTACCCGATCTGGATTACTCGCAAATCATTCACAATTTCAACCTCATTCCGCTAATCCGAAATATGCTAGTTCCAG GTAAGTATAAGGATGATTTGGTACTGGAGACGGTCGTTTTCCTGGGTACTTGCGCGTCGGACGAATCCTGCGCTATGCTGCTGTGCAAAGCGGACGTGATCCTGTCACTGATTGAGCTGCTAAAGGCAAAGCAGGAGGACGACGAAATGGTGCTGCAGATCGTGTTTGTCTTCCAGCAGGTGCTGCGCAACGAAAGCACCCGGGTTTACATGATCAAGGAGACCGAGTCGCCGGCCTATCTGATCGATTTAATGCACGACAAGAATGCCGAAATCCGAAAGGTGTGCGATTTCTGTCTGGATATCATTGCCATCAGTGACAATGAGTGGGCTTCGCGCATAAAG TTGGAGAAATTCCGCAATCATAACTCCCAGTGGTTGAGTATGGTAGAAACGCAGGAGGAGATCGACGATATTCAGGACTATGGACCAATGGATGATGACGATGGAGATATTCCGGCGTATCTGACGTCCGACTACCTGGATCAGTGCATGCTGTACCAGTCCGGAGAATCGAATGACGACGGAGAGGCGAACAATCGCTCGACTTCTGCGATGTCGAACTACAGCAGACCGACCAGCCG CTATAGTCGCGACTTGGAAGATTTTGAAGTGATTTCCTAA
- the LOC129717500 gene encoding uncharacterized protein LOC129717500 → MAMEPAAVNPADLASLRERMKIIADADPKQYHNEFSLKRYLRAFKTVDAAFQAILKTNKWREEYGVDKLVNDPAIEANANKARVLKHRDCIGRPVIYIPAKNHSSERDIDELTKFIVHCLDEACKRCFEEVTDNLCIVFDLANFSTSCMDYQLIKNMIWLLSKHFPERLGACLILNAPMVFSTIWPVIRAWLDENTSSKVFFISGEEELCKYLIPDILPTDM, encoded by the exons ATGGCAATGGAACCAGCCGCTGTAAATCCTGCCGATTTGGCTTCTCTAAGGGAGCGCATGAAAATTATCGCCGACGCCGATCCGAAGCAGTATCATAACGAATTTTCTTTGAAACGATACTTACGGGCGTTTAAAACCGTAGATGCTGCGTTTCAG GCAATACTTAAAACCAACAAATGGCGCGAGGAATATGGTGTTGATAAATTAGTTAATGATCCTGCCATCGAGGCTAACGCGAATAAGGCACGAGTTCTGAAGCACCGGGATTGCATCGGAAGACCAGTTATCTACATTCCAGCCAAGAACCATTCTTCCGAGCGTGACATCGATGAGCTGACAAAGTTTATCGTGCACTGCCTAGACGAGGCGTGCAAGAGGTGCTTCGAAGAGGTCACCGATAATCTTTGCATCGTTTTCGACCTAGCCAATTTTAGTACTTCCTGTATGGACTATCAGTTAATTAAAAACATGATATGGTTGCTAAGCAAGCATTTTCCTGAGCGGCTGGGTGCGTGCCTAATTTTAAACGCCCCAATGGTGTTCTCCACTATTTGGCCTGTAATTCGGGCTTGGCTTGATGAGAATACTTCCAGCAAGGTGTTTTTCATCTCAGGCGAGGAGGAATTGTGCAAGTACCTTATTCCGGACATTCTACCGACCGATATGTAA
- the LOC129716764 gene encoding uncharacterized protein LOC129716764 — protein sequence MAQPVAKHMQTQKQGYKMKDMTRNSPVENISVPSVEKQRKKYKVKDLSRELAAEKAKNIQLMEELEQSQRINEELLANQAEKEANRSDFESETPFSSTRRVSAVANFEDSRSFLNQK from the exons ATGGCGCAGCCAGTAG CGAAACATATGCAAACGCAGAAGCAAGGGTACAAAATGAAGGATATGACGCGCAATTCTCCGGTTGAAAATATTAGCGTCCCTTCGGTAGAgaagcaaagaaaaaaatataaggtTAAAGATTTGTCCCGTGAATTGGCggcagagaaggccaaaaacaTTCAACTAATGGAAGAACTCGAACAAAGTCAACGAATCAACGAGGAACTTCTGGCTAATCAAGCTGAGAAAGAGGCCAACAGATCTGATTTCGAAAGCGAAACCCCATTTTCTAGTACTCGCAGGGTATCAGCTGTAGCTAATTTTGAAGATTCACG ttcctTCCtcaatcaaaaatga